Proteins from a single region of Budorcas taxicolor isolate Tak-1 chromosome 11, Takin1.1, whole genome shotgun sequence:
- the PHPT1 gene encoding 14 kDa phosphohistidine phosphatase — protein sequence MAAAGLAQIPDVDIDSDGVFKYVLIRVYAAPPSGDPAGETKEIVRGYKWAEYHADIYDKVSGEIQKKGYDCECLGGGRISHQSQDRKIHVYGYSMGYGRAQHSVSTEKIKAKYPDYEVTWADDGY from the exons ATGGCGGCGGCGGGCCTCGCCCAGATCCCCGACGTGGACATCGACTCCGACGGCGTCTTCAAGTATGTGCTGATTCGAGTCTATGCGGCGCCGCCCTCCGGGGACCCGGCCGGGGAGACCAAAGAGATCGTGCGCGGCTACAAGTGGGCCGAGTACCACG CCGACATCTACGACAAGGTATCAGGCGAGATACAGAAGAAGGGCTATGACTGCGAGTGCCTGGGGGGCGGGCGCATTTCCCACCAGAGCCAGGACAGGAAGATCCACGTGTACGGCTACTCCATG GGTTATGGTCGCGCCCAGCACTCTGTCTCCACTGAGAAGATCAAAGCCAAGTATCCAGACTACGAAGTCACGTGGGCTGACGACGGCTACTGA
- the MAMDC4 gene encoding apical endosomal glycoprotein, whose protein sequence is MPLCGHLLPAVVMLLAGSSGWAWVPNHCRTPREAECNFVCDCRGCPDEAQCGYHGVSPSLGAPFTCDFERDSCGWQDISTAGYRWLRDRAGASPQGPRLRSDHTLGTDLGWYVAVGTHRGRETATAALRSPVLHEAAPTCELRLWYHAASGDVAELRLELTHGAETLTLWRSPGPWGPDWQELVVPTGRIRGAFRVTFSATRNATHRGTVALDDVAFWRCGLPTSQAHCPLGHHRCRNEACVEHPQLCDGEDNCGDRSDEDAALCRHYVATDFEMGLGLWNHSEGWTRNRSAGSPGLPAWPRGDHTWNSAQGSFLASVAEPSAPAVLSSPKFQASAPHNCSLVFYHYLHGSEAGCLQVFLQTASPAAPQTPILLRRRHGELGAAWVRDRVDIQSRHPFWILLAGQTGPGGVVGLDDLILSDHCKPVPELASPPPGCWAPGPWPQPSSLRPRSFCEPGHFFCGDLCVPPEQLCDFQQQCPGGEDEQQCGTTDFESPSGGGWEDASVGRLQWARLPAPDRGGPGPDARRAAGHFLAVQRAWGQLAEEARVLTPTLGPSGPHCELRLVYYLQSHPQEVSCNFERGACGWHTDHLTDAHWHRVESRGPRYDHTTGQGHFVLLDPTDPPARGPAAHLLTQPRVPSAPQECLSFWFHLFGPQIGTLRLVMRREGEAETHLWSRSGTHGNRWHEAWATLHHQPDTGAKYQLLFEGLRDGYHGSMALDDVTLRPGPCWAPRRCSFEDSACGFSVGGRGLWTRQANASWGPHADHTTETAQGHYMVVDTSPQALPRGHAALLTSEEQRPLVQPTCLSFWYHLSLRNPGTLRVHVEEAGRQQVLSVSSHGGATWRLGSVDLQARQAWRVVFEAVAAGVERSYMALDDLLLQDGPCPLPASCDFEAGLCGWNHVPRPGLGGYSWDWSSGASPSRYPQPPVDHTLGTEAGHFALFETSMLGPGGRAAGLISQPLPPTAASCLRFWYHVGFPEHFYQGELRVVLSSAQGQLAVWGAGGRRRHQWLEGQVDVASAAEFQIVFEATLGGQPALGPIALDDVEYLAGQRCQLPIPSQGDGAAAAAVPAAVGGALLLLLLLLLGVAGRRWLQKAGCPSRGEVDAMAPGFENILFSADRVTLPASVTNDQ, encoded by the exons ATGCCGCTGTGCGGCCACCTCCTGCCCGCAGTGGTCATGCTCCTGG CAGGGTCCTCCGGCTGGGCCTGGGTCCCCAACCACTGCAGGACCCCCCGTGAGGCCGAGTGCAACTTCGTGTGTGACTGCAGGGGCTGCCCCGACGAGGCGCAGTGCG GTTACCATGGGGTCTCGCCCAGCCTGGGCGCCCCCTTCACCTGTGACTTCGAGCGGGACTCCTGCGGCTGGCAGGACATCAGCACCGCGGGCTACCGCTGGCTCCGAGACCGCGCAGGGGCCTCGCCGCAGGGGCCGCGGCTGCGCTCGGACCACACTCTGGGCACCGACCTCG GCTGGTATGTGGCAGTCGGCACACACCGCGGGAGGGAGACGGCCACCGCGGCCCTGCGCTCCCCTGTCCTGCACGAGGCCGCCCCCACCTGCGAGCTCAGGCTCTGGTACCACGCGGCCTCAGGAG ATGTGGCTGAGCTGCGGCTGGAGCTGACCCATGGTGCAGAGACGCTGACCCTGTGGCGgagcccagggccctggggccCAGACTGGCAGGAGCTGGTGGTGCCCACTGGCCGCATCCGGGGTGCCTTCAGG GTGACCTTCTCTGCCACACGAAATGCCACCCACAGGGGCACTGTGGCCTTGGACGACGTGGCCTTCTGGCGCTGCGGGCTGCCCA cctcccaggcGCACTGCCCCCTGGGGCACCACCGTTGCCGGAACGAGGCTTGTGTGGAGCACCCCCAGCTGTGTGACGGGGAAGACAACTGTGGGGACCGCTCGGACGAGGACGCGGCCCTCTGCA GACACTATGTAGCCACCGATTTTGAGATGGGCCTCGGCCTGTGGAACCACTCAGAGGGCTGGACCCGGAACCGCAGTGCCGGCAGCCCCGGGCTCCCCGCCTGGCCACGCGGTGACCACACGTGGAACAGCGCGCAGG gctccttcctcGCGTCCGTGGCTGAGCCCAGCGCCCCAGCAGTCCTCTCCAGCCCCAAGTTCCAAGCCTCAGCCCCCCACAACTGCTCG CTCGTCTTCTATCACTACTTGCATGGGTCAGAGGCTGGCTGCCTCCAGGTGTTCCTGCAGACGGCGAGCCCTGCGGCCCCCCAGACCCCCATCCTGCTGCGCAGGCGCCACGGGGAGCTGGGGGCAGCCTGGGTCCGAGACCGTGTTGACATCCAGAGCAGGCACCCCTTTTGG ATCCTCTTGGCTGGGCAGACAGGCCCAGGGGGCGTCGTGGGCCTGGACGACCTCATCCTGTCTGACCACTGCAAGCCAGTCCCAG AGCTGGCCAGTCCACCTCCAGGGTGCTGGGCCCCAGGCCCCTGGCCCCAGCCATCCAGCCTGCGGCCTCGGAGCTTCTGCGAGCCCGGACACTTCTTCTGTGGGGACCTGTGTGTCCCCCCAGAGCAGCTGTGTGACTTCCAGCAGCAGTGCCCGGGGGGCGAGGACGAGCAGCAGTGCG GCACCACGGACTTCGAGTCACCCTCCGGCGGGGGCTGGGAAGACGCCAGCGTGGGGCGGCTGCAGTGGGCGCGCCTCCCAGCCCCGGACAGAGGGGGGCCCGGCCCGGATGCCCGCAGGGCTGCTG GGCACTTCCTGGCcgtgcagagggcctgggggcaGCTGGCCGAGGAGGCCCGGGTGCTCACACCCACCCTCGGCCCCTCGGGCCCCCACTGCGAGCTCCGCCTGGTTTACTATCTTCAGAGTCACCCCCAAG AAGTCTCCTGTAACTTTGAGCGGGGAGCCTGCGGCTGGCACACCGACCACCTCACAGATGCCCACTGGCACCGGGTGGAGAGCCGTGGCCCAAGGTACGACCACACCACGGGCCAAG GTCACTTCGTGCTCCTGGACCCTACGGATCCCCCGGCCCGGGGCCCCGCTGCCCACCTGCTCACCCAGCCTCGGGTGCCCTCAGCCCCTCAGGAGTGCCTCTCCTTCTGGTTCCACCTCTTCGGGCCCCAAATCG GGACCCTGCGCCTGGTGATGAGGCGAGAAGGGGAGGCAGAAACACACTTGTGGTCGCGGTCTGGCACCCATGGCAACCGCTGGCACGAAGCCTGGGCCACCCTCCACCACCAGCCGGACACGGGCGCCAAGTACCAG CTGCTGTTTGAGGGCCTCCGGGACGGGTACCACGGCAGCATGGCGCTGGACGATGTGACCCTCCGACCCGGGCCCTGCTGGGCCCCCAGGCGCTGCTCCTTCGAGGACTCGGCCTGTGGCTTCTCCGTGGGGGGCCGGGGCCTCTGGACACGCCAGGCTAACGCCTCGTGGGGGCCCCATGCTGACCACACCACGGAGACAGCTCAGG GGCACTACATGGTCGTGGACACGAGCCCGCAGGCCCTGCCCCGTGGCCACGCGGCCTTGCTGACCTCGGAGGAGCAGCGGCCCCTGGTGCAGCCTACCTGCCTGAGCTTCTGGTACCACCTGAGCCTCCGCAACCCAG GCACTCTGAGGGTCCAcgtggaggaggctggcaggcagcAAGTACTCAGCGTCAGCTCCCATGGAGGGGCCACCTGGCGCCTGGGGAGCGTGGACCTGCAGGCCAGGCAGGCCTGGAGG GTGGTGTTCGAGGCAGTGGCCGCTGGTGTGGAGCGCTCCTACATGGCTCTGGACGACCTGCTCCTCCAGGACgggccctgccccctcccag CTTCCTGTGACTTCGAGGCTGGTCTGTGTGGCTGGAACCACGTGCCCAGGCCCGGCCTGGGCGGGTACAGCTGGGACTGGAGCAGCGGAGCCTCGCCCTCCCGCTACCCGCAGCCCCCCGTGGACCACACGTTGGGCACAGAGGCAG GCCACTTTGCCCTCTTTGAGACCAGCATGCTGGGCCCGGGGGGCCGAGCGGCCGGGCTCATCAGCCAGCCTCTGCCCCCCACCGCGGCCTCTTGCCTGCGGTTCTGGTACCACGTGGGCTTCCCGGAGCACTTCT ACCAGGGCGAGCTGAGGGTCGTCCTGAGCAGTGCGCAGGGGCAGCTGGCCGTGTGGGGCGCGGGTGGGCGCCGCCGGCACCAGTGGCTGGAGGGCCAGGTGGACGTGGCCAGCGCCGCGGAGTTCCAG ATTGTGTTTGAAGCCACGCTGGGTGGCCAGCCGGCCTTGGGGCCCATCGCCCTGGATGACGTTGAGTATCTGGCTGGGCAGCGGTGCCAGCTGCCCATACCCAGCCAGG